ATAATGAGGTTGAGGTCATCCAGAACCATGTGACTAAAATACTCATCATCGCTGATATGGGCGGCTTGCAGCACTTTCAAATGCGGGTCATCTTCGCCGGGGCGATACCGTTCAATGATTTCATGCCGGACGGTATCGACAAGTGCATTGAGATTTTGAATCTGCATGGTGGCAATCCCGTCCACATAAATCTCAATGTCTGCAAGAAACTTGATAAAATCTTTATGTGTGGCAAGCTCACAGAGCAGACGGTTGTTAATCCGACTGCTTTTCAGAAGTGCTACCATCTCATCATTCAAATGCAGCTCCGTCAATGACGTGTTGATCTGCTCCCTGTTCTCTGTCCGGCACAGTAGATAATCAACGGAAACCCCATAGAAGTCTGCCAGCGTGATAAGGTTGCCATGATTGATTTCCTTAAAATCCTCTTTTTCATAACTTCCGAGAGCAGATTTGGAAATACCCGTCAGCTTTGATAGTTCTTCCAGATTTAAGCCTTTGTCCTTGCGGAGTTCCCAAAGGCGTTCCTGTATGCTTGTTGCTCCTTTCATGGGCGCACACTCCTTTCCGGCGGTTTCATTGCTGCCGCTTAACTGGATTATATCACACTTTCCGCAATCGTGGAAATTTCTGATTTTTACTCCTAATTCCTACTTTGTGGACATACGGCACAGGGCACAAAAATGTTCTATGATACAGGTAGTTCATCGATGGATTATTCCAATCGAATGACCAGCCTGTGTGGGATATGCTTCCCCGGCGATGTAGTGCCATGACTTTTGGCAGGGATGTGGAGGAACCCTGACCGAAACGAGCGTACCAAAGGGAGCGATACGCCGCTGTGAGATTCAGGGGAGGAACGACACCGGGGAGAACTGGCGAACTGACACCGAAATGATACCGAAACACGACAATCTGATAGGGGGATAGTCTACCCTATCGCTGATACTTCGGGAGATTTTAGGCGGCTCTATGGCTGTAATTTTTCCGAAAATCGCCCCGAAACCATACACAAAAACGGGAGGAAGCGCAATATGCCGAGAATGAGCAAAAAGAGGAAACAGGAG
Above is a genomic segment from Faecalibacterium taiwanense containing:
- a CDS encoding helix-turn-helix domain-containing protein gives rise to the protein MKGATSIQERLWELRKDKGLNLEELSKLTGISKSALGSYEKEDFKEINHGNLITLADFYGVSVDYLLCRTENREQINTSLTELHLNDEMVALLKSSRINNRLLCELATHKDFIKFLADIEIYVDGIATMQIQNLNALVDTVRHEIIERYRPGEDDPHLKVLQAAHISDDEYFSHMVLDDLNLIIRDIREAHKKDSESAPQTTVADELKENLEAVENFKGSRDEKLVVLYCKQLGINYKNLSDEEFRWLIRILKKSKKMGTPISQRKKR